In one Rhopalosiphum padi isolate XX-2018 chromosome 3, ASM2088224v1, whole genome shotgun sequence genomic region, the following are encoded:
- the LOC132923778 gene encoding uncharacterized protein LOC132923778 isoform X1, whose protein sequence is MPYEPLVLLHRLAPEDVNHLIRQNPPPPTITNQPHMGNFVSNRNAHTFQNNEGINTQSLEKDIVVNNSNLPLENKQKLTGARSSPKIRVLKSNLNGVNHDKLEKVKFSKEQKSTKSLKGELSFAEKSKLLSTDIFKKELVVVIDNCFDDVIREMVNSTAQHPKTRNPTNSTVATNSNTTSNNSVASTRDSAVGKEHITDDTIMITTTKSPLSTITPVIEVLDKKTKDISLNGQQLIAADEHDKQTNCDKIHYDSSGLSLRTRTISSTAIPTVLHHTTVSGSNSAQPNCSTSSVTTPTPRPRGRPPRRKNLKRIADRKAQQQAASKQPEVIEIYDLTTSVTEVESAAIGLERLQQQQKSLNECDSIEIFDDDEENSEKIVSYIKAVTDNTHSVLSSEVDRDEDCYIVEIPFKKKSNNRKRKQSDIGETIAEKRLFISDNSKDLLVEKNIIEKSSLPDKSDSDLVKYGFLAGCNIFEPYRQYTDLKSSSSNCHSILYGRTYWPTSWEYSAASLTGHVQKKTSKEALRKIRLISGGATSKTNNSLVSTPLKTNSTLKKYQTSILQRRGSACKSTAIAPVEVSGGTRHPSTSTIIVKRQKGRPPGRKNKILQTVIKSNSPRKSPRQHASTLAAILSSKAGNHDKVGNQQPDKLEADVEIDKNSLDMDVPCLLKMSVPNYEHMSGFRHHRHRRQLDNKRIIKRRRRRRSTTPPPPKLCAQQPAPQRISLNTAIDQERVKLRTKHVDVVRRRARDERLRASFVCQQLHKVQEIAEQNRRKIAQEVIQSNDENKEDYQFSNNAIILPFESDQDQIWSQITDSNREPDNMCLQIMYEQTADKRFLYTNLTDETLQMYYQQRELALTERLTSNYCGETLSSDIGTDMISTSNKRKKKRPNMTGWPKEKRRKIIATTSSINTAVDDLNDDSDAERDDIAKRRRAAAAEQQRLRRQRIKLEQQQRLKEKSKVKVRATSPKRRGRRPGRPRRPGPIKKNKTAIYRRNNSVSSNGTTASSNTSSTTIKVKKVRKPRKQRTLAQNKTAATVSVTTDTSNTVVKRRCGRPVGSIGRRQRLKLEMLQQNRQNQTSSSEQQKENVVQQQSSTGKLKCVISTRNNRMKLLSTSGRSPSAASSQKKTMAASKTKKSAAAYNLTSSCLTSLPSSQVTVVGKITRTTTKRRRLQQHQQTATATVTWDVGRPKRYHSTNHSRNASSVVVEEDCCFVGSQPFEQHCPGGGGGLSHNTVLENHDHQKENTVHGGL, encoded by the exons ATGCCATATGAGCCACTTGTTTTGTTACATAGACTTGCGCCTGAAGACGTAAATCATTTGATCCGACAAAATCCTCCTCCACCTACCATTACCAATCAACCACA tatggGAAATTTTGTTTCTAATAGAAATGCCCATACATTTCAAAACAATGAAGGGATCAACACTCAATCACTGGAGAAGGACATAGTCGTGAACAATAGTAATTTACctttagaaaataaacaaaaattaactggTGCTCGTTCATCGCCTAAAATACGAGTtcttaaatctaatttaaatggTGTAAATCATGATAAACtagaaaaagttaaattttctaAAGAACAAAAAAGCACAAAAAGTCTTAAAGGAGAATTATCATTTGCCGAAAAATCTAAACTCTTATCaactgatatttttaaaaaagaattagTAGTAGTTATTGATAATTGCTTCGATGACGTGATAAGAGAAATGGTAAATAGTACAGCCCAGCACCCAAAAACACGAAATCCTACCAATTCAACTGTAGCCACCAACAGCAATACCACTAGCAATAATTCCGTAGCTTCAACTAGAGACTCAGCAGTTGGGAAAGAACACATCACCGATGACACTATTATGATAACAACTACAAAATCTCCACTATCTACAATAACTCCTGTCATagag GTGCTTGACAAAAAAACTAAAGATATTTCATTAAATGGACAGCAGCTCATTGCTGCAGATGAACATGATAAGCAGACAAATTGTGACAAGATTCATTATGATTCTTCAGGCCTCAGTTTGCGTACAAGGACTATATCGTCAACAGCAATACCTACAGTATTGCATCATACAACTGTCTCTGGATCAAATTCTGCACAACCTAATTGTTCTACTTCATCAGTTACTACTCCTACTCCAAGACCTCGGGGTCGTCCCCCGAGACGAAAAAATCTAAAGCGTATTGCTGATAGAAAAGCACAGCAACAAGCCGCTAGTAAACAACCAGAAGTGATTGAAATCTATGATTTAACCACATCAGTTACTGAAGTAGAATCAGCAGCAATTGGTTTGGAACGTTTGCAGCAACAACAAAAGTCTTTAAATGAATGTGATAGTATTGAAATTTTTGACGATGATGAAGAAAATAGtgaaaaaattgtttcttaTATTAAAGCTGTTACAGATAATACACATTCAGTACTGTCATCAGAAGTTGATAGAGACGAAGATTGTTATATTGTAGAGATACcttttaaaaagaaaagtaaTAATCGTAAAAGGAAACAATCTGATATTGGAGAAACTATTGCTGAAAAGCGCCTCTTTATATCTGATAATTCTAAAGATTTATtagtggaaaaaaatataatagagaaATCTTCACTGCCAGACAAATCAGACTCTGATTTAGTCAAGTATGGTTTCTTAGCtggttgtaatatttttgaaccttaCAGACAATATACTGATTTGAAGTCATCCTCTTCAAATTgtcattcaattttatatggTCGGACATATTGGCCAACAAGTTGGGAATATTCAGCGGCATCACTTACAGGTCACGttcaaaaaaaaacatctaaagAAGCGTTACGTAAAATAAGATTGATTTCTGGGGGAGCTACCAGTAAAACTAACAATAGCTTGGTATCAACACCACTAAAAACCAattctacattaaaaaagtatcAAACATCAATTCTGCAAAGACGTGGTAGTGCTTGCAAATCAACAGCAATAGCTCCTGTTGAAGTGTCAGGAGGTACAAGACATCCTTCGACAtcaacaattattgtaaaacgaCAAAAAGGTCGGCCTCCTGGTAGAAAAAACAAGATATTACAAActgttataaaatcaaatagtcCGCGGAAGTCACCACGCCAACATGCATCTACTTTAGCAGCAATTTTGTCAAGCAAAGCTGGAAATCATGATAAAGTCGGAAATCAGCAACCTGATAAACTAGAGGCAGATGTAGAAATTGACAAAAATTCTTTAGACATGGATGTTCCATGCTTATTGAAGATGTCTGTGCCGAATTATGAACATATGTCAGGATTCCGTCATCATAGACATCGTCGGCAATTAGATAACAAACGTATCATTaagcgtcgtcgtcgtcgtcgttcaaCTACTCCACCTCCACCAAAATTGTGTGCTCAACAACCAGCTCCACAGAGAATTTCTCTGAATACTGCTATAGATCAAGAAAGAGTGAAATTGCGTACAAAACATGTGGATGTAGTTAGAAGGCGGGCAAGGGATGAGAGATTACGTGCATCATTTGTGTGTCAGCAATTACACAAGGTACAAGAAATAGCCGAACAAAACCGTCGTAAAATAGCCCAAGAGGTTATACAATCTAATGATGAAAATAAAGAAGACTACCAGTTCtcaaataatgcaataatattaccatttgaAAGTGATCAAGATCAAATTTGGTCTCAAATTACTGATAGTAATCGAGAACCTGATAATATGtgtttacaaataatgtatGAACAAACTGCTGACAAGAGgtttttatatactaatttaacaGATGAAACTTTGCAAATGTATTATCAACAACGTGAATTAGCTCTCACTGAACGTTTAACAAGCAATTATTGTGGTGAAACGTTGTCTTCCGATATAGGTACTGACATGATATCAACATCTAATAAGCGAAAGAAAAAACGGCCAAATATGACTGGTTGGCCAAAAGAAAAACGTCGAAAAATTATAGCTACTACATCATCTATAAACACTGCCGTAGATGATCTAAATGATGATAGTGATGCAGAGAGAGATGATATTGCCAAACGCCGAAGAGCGGCAGCAGCAGAACAACAGAGACTCAGACGTCAACGCATAAAATTAGAGCAGCAACAACGACTTAAAGAAAAATCCAAGGTTAAAGTAAGAGCCACTTCACCTAAACGAAGAGGTCGAAGACCAGGGCGCCCTCGACGTCCTGgccctattaaaaaaaataaaactgcaaTATACCGACGTAACAATAGTGTGAGTAGTAATGGTACAACAGCAAGTAGCAATACCAGTAGTACtactattaaagttaaaaaagtaAGAAAACCAAGAAAACAACGTACACTTGCCCAAAATAAAACTGCAGCAACAGTATCTGTAACAACTGATACATCAAATACGGTTGTTAAACGTAGATGTGGAAGGCCTGTAGGAAGTATTGGCCGAAGACAAAGATTAAAATTAGAGATGCTACAACAGAATCGTCAAAACCAAACATCATCCTCTGAACAACAAAAAGAAAATGTTGTCCAGCAACAGTCTAGTACAGGTAAATTGAAATGTGTTATATCAACACGTAATAATCGTATGAAATTATTGTCGACCTCTGGCAGAAGTCCTTCTGCAGCATCAAGTCAAAAGAAAACGATGGCTGCAAGTAAAACTAAGAAGTCGGCTGCTGCGTATAATTTAACGTCTTCATGTTTAACATCACTGCCATCATCACAGGTGACAGTAGTAGGTAAAATTACTAGAACAACAACCAAAAGAAGAAGACTTCAACAGCATCAACAAACTGCTACAGCTACGGTTACATGGGATGTTGGAAGACCTAAAAGATATCATTCAACCAACCATAGTAGGAATGCTAGTAGTGTGGTAGTTGAAGAAGACTGTTGTTTTGTTGGATCTCAACCATTTGAACAACATTGTCCAGGTGGTGGAGGTGGCTTAAGTCATAATACTGTGCTTGAAAATCATGATCACCAAAAAGAAAACACAGTACACGGTGGTTTATAG
- the LOC132923778 gene encoding uncharacterized protein LOC132923778 isoform X2: MPYEPLVLLHRLAPEDVNHLIRQNPPPPTITNQPQNAHTFQNNEGINTQSLEKDIVVNNSNLPLENKQKLTGARSSPKIRVLKSNLNGVNHDKLEKVKFSKEQKSTKSLKGELSFAEKSKLLSTDIFKKELVVVIDNCFDDVIREMVNSTAQHPKTRNPTNSTVATNSNTTSNNSVASTRDSAVGKEHITDDTIMITTTKSPLSTITPVIEVLDKKTKDISLNGQQLIAADEHDKQTNCDKIHYDSSGLSLRTRTISSTAIPTVLHHTTVSGSNSAQPNCSTSSVTTPTPRPRGRPPRRKNLKRIADRKAQQQAASKQPEVIEIYDLTTSVTEVESAAIGLERLQQQQKSLNECDSIEIFDDDEENSEKIVSYIKAVTDNTHSVLSSEVDRDEDCYIVEIPFKKKSNNRKRKQSDIGETIAEKRLFISDNSKDLLVEKNIIEKSSLPDKSDSDLVKYGFLAGCNIFEPYRQYTDLKSSSSNCHSILYGRTYWPTSWEYSAASLTGHVQKKTSKEALRKIRLISGGATSKTNNSLVSTPLKTNSTLKKYQTSILQRRGSACKSTAIAPVEVSGGTRHPSTSTIIVKRQKGRPPGRKNKILQTVIKSNSPRKSPRQHASTLAAILSSKAGNHDKVGNQQPDKLEADVEIDKNSLDMDVPCLLKMSVPNYEHMSGFRHHRHRRQLDNKRIIKRRRRRRSTTPPPPKLCAQQPAPQRISLNTAIDQERVKLRTKHVDVVRRRARDERLRASFVCQQLHKVQEIAEQNRRKIAQEVIQSNDENKEDYQFSNNAIILPFESDQDQIWSQITDSNREPDNMCLQIMYEQTADKRFLYTNLTDETLQMYYQQRELALTERLTSNYCGETLSSDIGTDMISTSNKRKKKRPNMTGWPKEKRRKIIATTSSINTAVDDLNDDSDAERDDIAKRRRAAAAEQQRLRRQRIKLEQQQRLKEKSKVKVRATSPKRRGRRPGRPRRPGPIKKNKTAIYRRNNSVSSNGTTASSNTSSTTIKVKKVRKPRKQRTLAQNKTAATVSVTTDTSNTVVKRRCGRPVGSIGRRQRLKLEMLQQNRQNQTSSSEQQKENVVQQQSSTGKLKCVISTRNNRMKLLSTSGRSPSAASSQKKTMAASKTKKSAAAYNLTSSCLTSLPSSQVTVVGKITRTTTKRRRLQQHQQTATATVTWDVGRPKRYHSTNHSRNASSVVVEEDCCFVGSQPFEQHCPGGGGGLSHNTVLENHDHQKENTVHGGL; the protein is encoded by the exons ATGCCATATGAGCCACTTGTTTTGTTACATAGACTTGCGCCTGAAGACGTAAATCATTTGATCCGACAAAATCCTCCTCCACCTACCATTACCAATCAACCACA AAATGCCCATACATTTCAAAACAATGAAGGGATCAACACTCAATCACTGGAGAAGGACATAGTCGTGAACAATAGTAATTTACctttagaaaataaacaaaaattaactggTGCTCGTTCATCGCCTAAAATACGAGTtcttaaatctaatttaaatggTGTAAATCATGATAAACtagaaaaagttaaattttctaAAGAACAAAAAAGCACAAAAAGTCTTAAAGGAGAATTATCATTTGCCGAAAAATCTAAACTCTTATCaactgatatttttaaaaaagaattagTAGTAGTTATTGATAATTGCTTCGATGACGTGATAAGAGAAATGGTAAATAGTACAGCCCAGCACCCAAAAACACGAAATCCTACCAATTCAACTGTAGCCACCAACAGCAATACCACTAGCAATAATTCCGTAGCTTCAACTAGAGACTCAGCAGTTGGGAAAGAACACATCACCGATGACACTATTATGATAACAACTACAAAATCTCCACTATCTACAATAACTCCTGTCATagag GTGCTTGACAAAAAAACTAAAGATATTTCATTAAATGGACAGCAGCTCATTGCTGCAGATGAACATGATAAGCAGACAAATTGTGACAAGATTCATTATGATTCTTCAGGCCTCAGTTTGCGTACAAGGACTATATCGTCAACAGCAATACCTACAGTATTGCATCATACAACTGTCTCTGGATCAAATTCTGCACAACCTAATTGTTCTACTTCATCAGTTACTACTCCTACTCCAAGACCTCGGGGTCGTCCCCCGAGACGAAAAAATCTAAAGCGTATTGCTGATAGAAAAGCACAGCAACAAGCCGCTAGTAAACAACCAGAAGTGATTGAAATCTATGATTTAACCACATCAGTTACTGAAGTAGAATCAGCAGCAATTGGTTTGGAACGTTTGCAGCAACAACAAAAGTCTTTAAATGAATGTGATAGTATTGAAATTTTTGACGATGATGAAGAAAATAGtgaaaaaattgtttcttaTATTAAAGCTGTTACAGATAATACACATTCAGTACTGTCATCAGAAGTTGATAGAGACGAAGATTGTTATATTGTAGAGATACcttttaaaaagaaaagtaaTAATCGTAAAAGGAAACAATCTGATATTGGAGAAACTATTGCTGAAAAGCGCCTCTTTATATCTGATAATTCTAAAGATTTATtagtggaaaaaaatataatagagaaATCTTCACTGCCAGACAAATCAGACTCTGATTTAGTCAAGTATGGTTTCTTAGCtggttgtaatatttttgaaccttaCAGACAATATACTGATTTGAAGTCATCCTCTTCAAATTgtcattcaattttatatggTCGGACATATTGGCCAACAAGTTGGGAATATTCAGCGGCATCACTTACAGGTCACGttcaaaaaaaaacatctaaagAAGCGTTACGTAAAATAAGATTGATTTCTGGGGGAGCTACCAGTAAAACTAACAATAGCTTGGTATCAACACCACTAAAAACCAattctacattaaaaaagtatcAAACATCAATTCTGCAAAGACGTGGTAGTGCTTGCAAATCAACAGCAATAGCTCCTGTTGAAGTGTCAGGAGGTACAAGACATCCTTCGACAtcaacaattattgtaaaacgaCAAAAAGGTCGGCCTCCTGGTAGAAAAAACAAGATATTACAAActgttataaaatcaaatagtcCGCGGAAGTCACCACGCCAACATGCATCTACTTTAGCAGCAATTTTGTCAAGCAAAGCTGGAAATCATGATAAAGTCGGAAATCAGCAACCTGATAAACTAGAGGCAGATGTAGAAATTGACAAAAATTCTTTAGACATGGATGTTCCATGCTTATTGAAGATGTCTGTGCCGAATTATGAACATATGTCAGGATTCCGTCATCATAGACATCGTCGGCAATTAGATAACAAACGTATCATTaagcgtcgtcgtcgtcgtcgttcaaCTACTCCACCTCCACCAAAATTGTGTGCTCAACAACCAGCTCCACAGAGAATTTCTCTGAATACTGCTATAGATCAAGAAAGAGTGAAATTGCGTACAAAACATGTGGATGTAGTTAGAAGGCGGGCAAGGGATGAGAGATTACGTGCATCATTTGTGTGTCAGCAATTACACAAGGTACAAGAAATAGCCGAACAAAACCGTCGTAAAATAGCCCAAGAGGTTATACAATCTAATGATGAAAATAAAGAAGACTACCAGTTCtcaaataatgcaataatattaccatttgaAAGTGATCAAGATCAAATTTGGTCTCAAATTACTGATAGTAATCGAGAACCTGATAATATGtgtttacaaataatgtatGAACAAACTGCTGACAAGAGgtttttatatactaatttaacaGATGAAACTTTGCAAATGTATTATCAACAACGTGAATTAGCTCTCACTGAACGTTTAACAAGCAATTATTGTGGTGAAACGTTGTCTTCCGATATAGGTACTGACATGATATCAACATCTAATAAGCGAAAGAAAAAACGGCCAAATATGACTGGTTGGCCAAAAGAAAAACGTCGAAAAATTATAGCTACTACATCATCTATAAACACTGCCGTAGATGATCTAAATGATGATAGTGATGCAGAGAGAGATGATATTGCCAAACGCCGAAGAGCGGCAGCAGCAGAACAACAGAGACTCAGACGTCAACGCATAAAATTAGAGCAGCAACAACGACTTAAAGAAAAATCCAAGGTTAAAGTAAGAGCCACTTCACCTAAACGAAGAGGTCGAAGACCAGGGCGCCCTCGACGTCCTGgccctattaaaaaaaataaaactgcaaTATACCGACGTAACAATAGTGTGAGTAGTAATGGTACAACAGCAAGTAGCAATACCAGTAGTACtactattaaagttaaaaaagtaAGAAAACCAAGAAAACAACGTACACTTGCCCAAAATAAAACTGCAGCAACAGTATCTGTAACAACTGATACATCAAATACGGTTGTTAAACGTAGATGTGGAAGGCCTGTAGGAAGTATTGGCCGAAGACAAAGATTAAAATTAGAGATGCTACAACAGAATCGTCAAAACCAAACATCATCCTCTGAACAACAAAAAGAAAATGTTGTCCAGCAACAGTCTAGTACAGGTAAATTGAAATGTGTTATATCAACACGTAATAATCGTATGAAATTATTGTCGACCTCTGGCAGAAGTCCTTCTGCAGCATCAAGTCAAAAGAAAACGATGGCTGCAAGTAAAACTAAGAAGTCGGCTGCTGCGTATAATTTAACGTCTTCATGTTTAACATCACTGCCATCATCACAGGTGACAGTAGTAGGTAAAATTACTAGAACAACAACCAAAAGAAGAAGACTTCAACAGCATCAACAAACTGCTACAGCTACGGTTACATGGGATGTTGGAAGACCTAAAAGATATCATTCAACCAACCATAGTAGGAATGCTAGTAGTGTGGTAGTTGAAGAAGACTGTTGTTTTGTTGGATCTCAACCATTTGAACAACATTGTCCAGGTGGTGGAGGTGGCTTAAGTCATAATACTGTGCTTGAAAATCATGATCACCAAAAAGAAAACACAGTACACGGTGGTTTATAG